From Ensifer sp. WSM1721, one genomic window encodes:
- the hpaR gene encoding homoprotocatechuate degradation operon regulator HpaR codes for MSNKASSTEIEGVEPHGAPPGRRRSLAIGLLRAREAVMSHFRPILAAHDVTEQQWRVIRALAEAGTLDATEVAERAFILAPSLTRMLRSLEERGFITKHKDKADGRRVLLQITPAGQAIIEEVMPESLKVYADIDASFGAERVEQLLDMLEELSRFGLQGRTNGEGDQ; via the coding sequence ATGAGCAACAAAGCTAGCAGCACTGAAATAGAAGGCGTCGAGCCGCACGGGGCTCCGCCAGGAAGGCGGCGTTCGCTGGCGATCGGACTCCTGCGCGCTCGTGAAGCGGTGATGAGCCATTTCCGGCCGATCCTCGCAGCTCATGATGTGACGGAGCAGCAGTGGCGGGTCATCCGCGCTTTGGCTGAGGCAGGCACGCTCGATGCGACGGAAGTGGCGGAGAGGGCGTTCATCCTGGCGCCGAGCCTTACGAGAATGCTTCGCTCCCTTGAGGAGCGCGGCTTCATTACCAAACACAAGGACAAGGCTGACGGTCGACGAGTCCTGCTACAGATCACCCCGGCCGGCCAAGCGATTATCGAAGAGGTGATGCCGGAGAGCCTTAAGGTGTACGCGGATATCGATGCCAGCTTCGGGGCGGAGCGGGTGGAGCAGCTTCTCGATATGCTGGAGGAGCTGTCAAGGTTCGGGCTCCAGGGCCGGACGAACGGCGAGGGCGATCAGTAG
- the hpaI gene encoding 4-hydroxy-2-oxoheptanedioate aldolase, with amino-acid sequence MPAPTNRFKQALKEGRAQIGLWQALASPYTVEICAGAGYDWLLLDAEHAPNDVPLLVSQLQAMKGTTSHAVIRPPIGETWIVKQLLDIGAQTLLIPMVDSKAMAETMVKAVRYPPHGVRGVGAALARASAFNRTTDYLQTANDEVCLLLQIESLAGLKALDDIAGTEGVDGVFVGPADLAADMGFLGKPGAPEVQAEVEKALLRIKSLSKAAGILTGDLSLAKRYLELGATFVAIGNDVTLLANATSQLLRDFEKVEAAEGARGAAAY; translated from the coding sequence ATGCCCGCACCGACGAACCGTTTCAAGCAGGCGCTGAAGGAGGGCCGCGCCCAGATCGGCCTCTGGCAGGCACTCGCCAGTCCCTACACGGTCGAGATCTGCGCCGGGGCTGGCTATGACTGGCTGCTGCTCGACGCAGAGCACGCACCAAACGACGTGCCGCTCTTGGTTTCCCAACTCCAGGCGATGAAGGGGACGACGAGCCATGCGGTGATCCGCCCGCCGATCGGAGAAACCTGGATCGTCAAGCAATTGCTCGACATCGGGGCGCAGACGCTGCTCATCCCGATGGTCGATAGCAAAGCGATGGCAGAAACGATGGTGAAGGCGGTGCGCTACCCGCCTCACGGCGTTCGCGGGGTCGGGGCAGCACTCGCCCGCGCCTCGGCCTTCAACCGCACGACCGACTACCTGCAGACCGCGAACGACGAGGTCTGCCTGCTGCTGCAGATCGAGAGCCTCGCCGGGCTGAAAGCACTCGACGATATCGCCGGGACGGAGGGCGTCGATGGTGTCTTCGTCGGGCCGGCGGACCTTGCAGCCGATATGGGTTTCCTCGGCAAGCCCGGAGCGCCGGAAGTTCAGGCAGAAGTAGAGAAGGCGCTGCTCAGAATAAAGTCGCTTAGCAAGGCCGCCGGCATTCTTACCGGCGACCTCTCGCTTGCAAAACGTTATCTCGAACTCGGCGCGACTTTCGTTGCGATCGGTAATGACGTGACCCTTCTCGCCAACGCGACCAGTCAATTGCTCCGTGACTTCGAGAAGGTCGAGGCTGCCGAGGGCGCGAGGGGCGCAGCCGCCTACTGA
- the hpaD gene encoding 3,4-dihydroxyphenylacetate 2,3-dioxygenase, producing the protein MPIPKPNLYPPFNIVRLSHVELGVTDLAKSRAFYVDTLGLQVTDETSDTIYLRAMEERGHHCIVLKKSDKAEARDLGFKVFSEEDLDKAAHFFKGKDLPVEWVERPYQARSFRTRDPLGIPLEFYSKMDRLAPIHQQYALYRGVKPLRIDHFNCFSPDVDESVAFYNELGFRVTEYTEDEETGRLWAAWTHRKGGVHDIAFTNGRGPRLHHTAFWVPTPLNIIDLLDLMSTTGWVSNIERGPGRHGISNAFFLYILDPDGHRIEIYCSDYQTVDPDLEPIKWDLKDPQRQTLWGAPAPKSWFEHGSLFAGAAVMDSVLEAQPIIAP; encoded by the coding sequence ATGCCGATACCCAAGCCCAATCTCTACCCGCCCTTCAACATCGTGCGGCTCTCCCATGTCGAGCTCGGGGTGACCGACCTTGCCAAATCGCGTGCCTTCTATGTCGACACGCTCGGCCTGCAGGTGACCGACGAGACTTCGGACACGATCTATCTGCGCGCCATGGAGGAGCGCGGCCACCATTGCATCGTCTTGAAGAAATCCGACAAGGCGGAGGCCCGCGACCTCGGCTTCAAGGTCTTCAGCGAGGAGGACCTCGATAAGGCGGCACATTTCTTCAAAGGCAAGGACCTGCCGGTCGAATGGGTGGAGCGTCCCTATCAGGCCCGCAGCTTTCGCACCCGCGATCCCCTTGGCATTCCGCTCGAGTTCTATTCGAAGATGGACCGGCTGGCGCCGATCCACCAGCAATACGCGCTCTACAGGGGTGTCAAGCCGCTCCGCATCGATCATTTCAACTGCTTCTCGCCGGATGTCGATGAGAGCGTCGCCTTCTACAACGAGCTCGGTTTCCGAGTGACCGAATACACCGAGGACGAGGAAACCGGTCGTCTCTGGGCCGCCTGGACACACCGCAAGGGCGGTGTCCACGACATCGCCTTCACCAACGGCCGCGGGCCCCGCCTGCATCACACTGCCTTCTGGGTGCCAACTCCGCTCAATATCATTGACCTGCTCGATCTGATGTCGACGACCGGCTGGGTGTCCAACATCGAGCGCGGCCCCGGCCGCCACGGCATCTCCAACGCCTTCTTCCTTTACATCCTCGACCCGGACGGTCACCGCATCGAGATCTACTGCTCTGACTACCAGACGGTCGATCCGGACCTCGAGCCGATCAAGTGGGACCTGAAGGACCCGCAGCGACAGACGCTCTGGGGCGCACCGGCGCCGAAATCCTGGTTTGAACATGGCAGCCTATTCGCCGGGGCCGCCGTGATGGACTCCGTGCTGGAGGCGCAGCCGATCATCGCACCCTGA
- a CDS encoding 5-carboxymethyl-2-hydroxymuconate Delta-isomerase yields the protein MPHLTVEYSANLDGRADIAAFCRGLLKAVVSTGLFEVGAVRVRAVRCADYAIADQLPENAFVDLSFRIGTGRSPEEKKRAGEAIFAAASEALAPLFGTPHFALSLEIREIDPDLSWKRNAIHPRVRGQ from the coding sequence ATGCCGCATCTCACTGTGGAATACTCCGCCAATCTCGACGGGCGGGCCGATATCGCCGCGTTCTGCCGCGGCTTGCTGAAGGCGGTGGTGTCGACCGGGCTTTTCGAAGTCGGCGCCGTGCGCGTCCGTGCAGTTCGATGCGCTGATTATGCAATCGCCGACCAACTGCCGGAGAATGCCTTTGTCGACCTCAGCTTCCGCATCGGCACCGGCCGCTCGCCGGAGGAAAAGAAACGCGCCGGCGAAGCGATCTTCGCGGCGGCAAGCGAGGCGCTCGCGCCCTTGTTCGGGACGCCGCATTTCGCGCTCTCACTCGAAATTCGCGAGATTGATCCGGATCTGAGCTGGAAAAGAAACGCGATCCATCCGCGTGTTCGCGGTCAATAG
- a CDS encoding 4-hydroxyphenylacetate 3-hydroxylase N-terminal domain-containing protein, which yields MRAEDHRAERTRPFTGAEYLASLRDGREVYINGERIADVTAHPSMRNSARSIARMYDALHDEKTKARLTAPTDTGSGGYTHKYFRVAKSSTELAAQQGAIADWARMSYGWMGRTADYKAALMNTLGANADWYGPFKENALSWHSRAQESVLFMNHAIVNPPIDRHKPADAVKDVFVHITKETDAGIYVSGAKVVATSSALTHYNFLAQSSATVTEDPSLSVMFIVPMNAPGIKMFCRVSYEQTANSAGHPFDYPLSSRFDENDAILVLDNVFVPWEDVLVLRDAAKILSFHPASGFMHGYCFQGCTRFAVKLDFLAGLLAKALRATGGDAFRGNQAALGEVIALRHMFWSFSNAMAHNPIPWANGAVLPNLEAALSYRTFMSEAYPRVIETVRKVVASGLIYLPSSAKDFANPEIDRYLAQYVRGSNDMGHIERIKIMKLLWDATGTEFGGRHALYELNYAGAPEEVRLQVLKGAERGGRLKEMEALVDQCMADYDENGWTSDTWLPPLDDAAAIRKAAE from the coding sequence ATGCGAGCCGAAGATCACCGTGCCGAAAGGACCCGTCCGTTTACCGGAGCCGAATATCTGGCAAGCCTGCGCGACGGGCGGGAGGTCTATATCAACGGCGAACGCATCGCCGACGTCACGGCCCATCCGTCGATGCGCAACTCGGCCCGGTCGATCGCCCGAATGTATGACGCGCTGCATGACGAGAAGACGAAGGCCCGCCTGACCGCGCCGACCGATACCGGATCGGGCGGCTACACCCACAAATATTTCCGCGTTGCGAAATCCTCCACTGAACTCGCTGCACAGCAGGGTGCGATCGCCGACTGGGCGCGCATGTCTTACGGCTGGATGGGCCGGACAGCGGACTACAAGGCGGCGCTGATGAACACGCTCGGGGCGAATGCCGACTGGTACGGCCCCTTCAAGGAGAACGCGCTTTCCTGGCACAGCCGCGCGCAGGAATCAGTTCTCTTCATGAACCACGCGATCGTCAATCCGCCGATCGATCGCCACAAACCGGCCGACGCGGTGAAGGACGTCTTCGTCCATATCACGAAGGAAACGGATGCGGGGATCTACGTTTCCGGCGCGAAGGTAGTCGCCACCTCCTCGGCGCTGACGCATTACAACTTCCTCGCCCAGAGCTCGGCGACGGTCACCGAGGACCCGTCGCTCTCGGTGATGTTCATCGTTCCGATGAATGCCCCGGGCATCAAGATGTTCTGCCGCGTCTCCTACGAGCAGACCGCCAACAGCGCCGGCCATCCGTTCGACTATCCGCTGTCGTCGCGCTTCGACGAGAACGACGCGATCCTCGTGCTCGACAACGTTTTCGTGCCCTGGGAGGACGTTCTGGTGCTGCGCGACGCGGCGAAGATCCTTTCCTTCCACCCGGCCTCGGGCTTCATGCACGGCTACTGCTTCCAGGGCTGCACGCGCTTTGCCGTCAAGCTCGATTTCCTCGCCGGTCTGCTGGCCAAGGCGTTGCGCGCCACAGGCGGCGATGCCTTCCGCGGCAATCAGGCCGCACTCGGCGAAGTCATTGCCTTGCGGCACATGTTCTGGAGCTTCTCGAATGCGATGGCCCATAACCCCATTCCCTGGGCCAATGGTGCCGTCCTGCCGAACCTCGAAGCGGCGCTCTCCTACCGGACCTTTATGTCGGAAGCCTATCCACGGGTCATTGAAACCGTCCGCAAGGTCGTCGCATCCGGCCTCATCTATCTCCCCTCGTCGGCCAAGGACTTCGCCAATCCGGAGATCGACCGCTATCTGGCGCAATATGTCCGTGGCTCGAACGACATGGGTCATATCGAGCGCATCAAGATCATGAAGCTGCTCTGGGATGCGACCGGCACTGAATTCGGCGGCCGCCACGCGCTCTACGAGTTGAACTATGCCGGCGCGCCGGAAGAAGTTCGCTTGCAGGTGCTGAAAGGGGCCGAGCGTGGCGGGCGGCTGAAGGAGATGGAAGCGCTCGTCGACCAGTGCATGGCCGACTACGACGAGAACGGCTGGACGAGCGACACCTGGCTGCCGCCGCTCGACGACGCTGCTGCCATCCGCAAAGCGGCCGAGTGA
- a CDS encoding fumarylacetoacetate hydrolase family protein translates to MSHPKFLSFSHVNRQGYGFLTEDGVVDLSARHGARWATLREVIAAGALSTLAAESASLPPDFPVEDIRFEIPIPSPEKIICVGVNFPDRNEEYKDGQAAPSNPSLFIRFPRSFTGHGEPLIRPPESPQLDYEGEIVIVIGKGGRRIAEAEALNHIAALTLCNEGTIRDWVRHAKFNVTQGKNFDQTGSIGPWLIPYASEDQIADIKLETRVNGEVRQSDRTSRMIFSFRKIINYISTFTTLVPGDVIVTGTPTGAGARFDPPVWLKPGDVVEVEADGIGTLRNTIADEVRAC, encoded by the coding sequence ATGTCCCATCCGAAATTCCTCAGCTTTTCCCATGTGAACCGTCAAGGCTACGGCTTTCTGACGGAAGACGGCGTCGTAGACCTCTCGGCCCGCCACGGCGCACGCTGGGCGACTCTCAGAGAAGTCATCGCAGCCGGCGCGCTTTCCACACTCGCCGCGGAGAGCGCATCCTTGCCGCCGGACTTCCCGGTCGAAGACATACGCTTCGAGATTCCGATCCCGTCGCCGGAAAAGATCATCTGCGTCGGCGTCAACTTTCCCGATCGCAACGAGGAATACAAGGACGGGCAGGCCGCCCCCTCCAACCCATCGCTGTTCATCCGTTTTCCGCGATCCTTCACCGGCCACGGCGAGCCGCTGATCCGGCCGCCCGAAAGTCCGCAACTCGACTATGAGGGCGAGATCGTGATCGTCATTGGCAAGGGTGGGCGACGCATCGCGGAAGCAGAAGCATTGAACCACATAGCGGCTCTGACGCTCTGCAATGAGGGCACGATCCGTGACTGGGTGCGCCACGCGAAATTCAATGTCACCCAGGGGAAGAACTTCGACCAAACCGGCTCGATCGGCCCCTGGCTTATCCCTTACGCGAGTGAGGACCAAATCGCCGACATCAAACTCGAGACCCGCGTCAACGGCGAGGTCCGCCAGAGCGACCGCACCAGCCGGATGATCTTCTCTTTCCGCAAGATCATCAATTACATCTCAACCTTCACCACTCTGGTTCCGGGCGATGTGATCGTAACCGGCACGCCGACCGGCGCCGGCGCCCGTTTCGACCCGCCGGTTTGGCTCAAGCCCGGCGACGTCGTTGAGGTCGAGGCAGACGGCATAGGCACTTTGAGAAACACGATTGCCGACGAGGTGCGCGCATGCTGA
- the hpaE gene encoding 5-carboxymethyl-2-hydroxymuconate semialdehyde dehydrogenase yields MSKLQENIAKAEDYLARFKKNGVLNRIDGKDVAAADGSTYETISPVDLKPLATVARGKAEDIDRAARAAKAAFAEWAVMPGEARKKLLHKVADAIVARAEEIAFVECVDTGQSLKFMAKAALRGAENFRFFADRAPEARDGKSLRADGQVNLTTRAPIGPVGVITPWNTPFMLSTWKIAPALAAGCTIVHKPAEFSPLTARLLVEIAEEAGLPKGVWNLVNGFGEDAGKALTEHPLIKAIGFVGESRTGSMIMRQGAETLKRVHFELGGKNPVIVFADADLERAADAAVFMIYSLNGERCTSSSRLLVEESIYEKFTALVAEKASRIKVGHPLDPETVVGPLIHPVHEKKVLEYIAIGRSEGAKVATGGTKLDGAGGGCYVSPTLFTAANNKMRIAQEEIFGPVLTAIPFKDEEEALALANDVQYGLTGYLWTSDVTRAFRFTDHLEAGMIWVNSENVRHLPTPFGGVKNSGIGRDGGDWSFDFYMETKNIAFATKPHAIQKLGG; encoded by the coding sequence ATGTCGAAATTGCAGGAAAACATTGCCAAGGCCGAGGATTATCTCGCCCGTTTCAAGAAGAACGGAGTGCTGAACCGAATCGATGGCAAGGATGTCGCGGCAGCGGACGGCTCGACCTACGAGACCATCTCGCCTGTCGACTTGAAGCCGCTTGCGACAGTCGCTCGTGGCAAGGCAGAGGACATCGACCGCGCCGCCAGGGCAGCGAAGGCGGCCTTCGCCGAATGGGCTGTCATGCCGGGCGAGGCGCGCAAGAAGCTCCTGCACAAGGTCGCCGATGCGATCGTGGCGCGTGCCGAGGAGATCGCCTTCGTCGAATGCGTGGATACCGGGCAGTCGCTGAAGTTCATGGCCAAGGCAGCCCTGCGTGGTGCTGAAAACTTCCGCTTCTTCGCCGATCGCGCCCCGGAAGCTCGCGACGGCAAGTCGCTCCGCGCCGACGGCCAGGTGAACCTCACGACCCGCGCGCCGATCGGTCCAGTCGGCGTGATCACGCCGTGGAATACGCCCTTCATGCTGTCGACCTGGAAGATCGCCCCGGCCCTCGCCGCTGGCTGCACCATCGTTCACAAGCCGGCGGAATTCTCGCCGCTAACGGCTCGCCTGCTGGTCGAGATCGCCGAGGAAGCCGGCCTGCCGAAAGGCGTCTGGAACCTCGTCAACGGCTTCGGCGAGGATGCCGGCAAGGCGCTGACCGAGCATCCGCTGATCAAGGCGATCGGCTTTGTCGGCGAAAGCCGCACCGGCTCGATGATCATGCGCCAGGGTGCCGAGACGCTGAAGCGCGTGCATTTCGAACTCGGCGGCAAGAACCCGGTGATCGTCTTCGCCGATGCCGATCTCGAGCGTGCCGCCGATGCCGCCGTCTTCATGATCTATTCGCTGAACGGCGAACGCTGCACCTCGTCGTCGCGGCTGCTGGTGGAGGAAAGCATTTACGAGAAGTTCACCGCGCTGGTCGCCGAAAAGGCGAGCCGCATCAAGGTCGGGCATCCGCTCGATCCTGAGACCGTCGTTGGTCCGCTCATCCATCCGGTACATGAGAAGAAGGTGCTCGAATATATCGCCATCGGCCGGTCGGAAGGCGCCAAGGTTGCCACGGGCGGTACCAAGCTCGACGGCGCGGGCGGCGGCTGCTACGTGTCGCCGACGCTCTTCACCGCCGCCAACAACAAGATGCGCATCGCCCAGGAGGAGATCTTTGGACCGGTGCTGACCGCCATCCCGTTCAAGGACGAAGAGGAGGCGCTGGCACTCGCCAACGACGTCCAGTACGGCCTGACCGGCTATCTCTGGACCTCCGACGTCACGCGTGCCTTCCGCTTCACCGATCACCTTGAGGCCGGGATGATCTGGGTGAACTCGGAAAATGTCCGTCACCTGCCCACCCCCTTCGGCGGCGTCAAGAACTCCGGCATCGGCCGCGACGGCGGCGACTGGTCTTTCGACTTCTACATGGAGACGAAAAACATCGCCTTCGCGACCAAGCCGCACGCCATTCAGAAGCTGGGCGGTTGA
- a CDS encoding flavin reductase, with protein METAVSKTEFRDAMARVCAPVNVITTNGPAGRGGFTATAMCSVTDEPPTLLVCMNSRSAQTGLFVENRRFCVNVLTGEHKDLAACFAGQQADMDARYAAAEWIDLKSGNQALADAIVSFDCRLVEARLVGTHNIFIGEAVEIRTRKDGHALLYFDRNYVHVPTQAGSFGG; from the coding sequence ATGGAAACCGCCGTTTCAAAGACCGAGTTCCGCGACGCCATGGCGCGGGTCTGCGCCCCCGTCAACGTCATCACCACCAACGGACCTGCCGGGCGCGGCGGGTTCACCGCAACCGCCATGTGTTCGGTCACCGACGAGCCGCCGACGCTACTCGTCTGTATGAACAGTCGTTCGGCCCAGACCGGCCTCTTTGTCGAGAACCGCCGTTTCTGCGTCAATGTGCTGACGGGCGAGCACAAGGACCTCGCCGCCTGCTTTGCCGGCCAGCAGGCGGACATGGACGCCCGGTATGCGGCCGCGGAGTGGATCGATCTTAAGTCCGGCAACCAGGCGCTCGCCGATGCCATCGTCTCCTTCGACTGCCGTCTGGTCGAGGCGCGCCTTGTCGGCACGCACAATATCTTCATCGGCGAGGCGGTGGAAATCCGCACCCGCAAGGATGGCCACGCGCTGCTCTATTTCGACCGCAACTACGTGCATGTGCCCACACAGGCGGGCAGCTTCGGCGGCTGA
- a CDS encoding helix-turn-helix domain-containing protein, protein MTMRNDVPSFFVYGEPSRELDVGFLHVETVMERKSVHLGHVAPHKHPLMGQITYWFEGGGTYRIEDKTWNFSAPAIGFVPSSVVHGFDVGERSDAIVVSMSDDLLRAMAEQVDLGLDVPVLLTSDKPDANWAKIGSLLAMIAEEYRAGATASEKVLVGLVSVVLSLMARLGGTSGPDAASPAVSLGMALRRAIDHHYKEDWPVGRYVDLLATTPHLLDKAAREVFGQTVKEMLLDRRLLEAKRLLKFTIRPVEDIGREIGFEDPAYFSRFFRKRTGDAPAAWRRRQLEANS, encoded by the coding sequence ATGACCATGAGAAATGATGTTCCTTCCTTCTTCGTCTACGGCGAGCCCAGCCGTGAACTCGACGTCGGATTCCTGCATGTCGAGACGGTTATGGAGCGCAAAAGCGTGCATCTCGGCCATGTTGCGCCGCATAAGCACCCGCTTATGGGGCAGATTACCTATTGGTTCGAGGGAGGCGGCACCTACCGGATCGAGGATAAGACTTGGAATTTTTCGGCTCCCGCCATCGGTTTCGTGCCGAGCAGCGTGGTACATGGTTTCGATGTCGGCGAGCGATCGGATGCCATCGTCGTCTCGATGTCGGACGACCTCCTACGGGCGATGGCGGAGCAGGTGGACCTGGGACTCGACGTGCCTGTTCTGCTTACGAGCGATAAACCCGACGCCAACTGGGCGAAGATCGGCTCGCTTCTGGCGATGATTGCCGAGGAGTACCGTGCCGGTGCGACTGCCAGCGAGAAGGTGCTTGTTGGACTGGTGTCCGTCGTGCTTTCGCTGATGGCGCGCCTTGGCGGGACCAGCGGCCCGGACGCTGCGTCACCGGCGGTCTCGCTGGGCATGGCGCTCCGCCGCGCCATCGATCACCATTACAAGGAGGATTGGCCGGTCGGACGCTATGTTGATCTTCTGGCGACGACGCCGCATCTGCTCGACAAGGCGGCCCGCGAAGTCTTCGGGCAAACGGTCAAGGAGATGCTGCTCGACCGCCGGCTTCTCGAAGCCAAGCGGTTGTTGAAGTTTACCATCCGCCCCGTGGAGGATATCGGCCGCGAGATCGGCTTCGAAGATCCCGCTTATTTTTCGCGTTTCTTCCGCAAGCGCACCGGCGACGCGCCGGCTGCGTGGCGCCGCCGCCAGCTGGAGGCCAATAGCTGA
- a CDS encoding pyridoxal-dependent decarboxylase, producing MDEATFAEWSKKAAEWGAAYRASLRDRPVRAQTAPGDIAAQLPVAPPQAGESMEAIFADFERIIMPGMTHWQHPRFFAYFPANAAPVSVVAEYLVSAIAAQCMLWQTSPAATELETKVLDWLRQAIGLPEGFAGVIQDSASSATLSAVLVMRERALAWNGNKAGLSANPRLRVYSSDQVHTSIDRAVWVSGIGEDNLVRIPVQGEYRSMDCAALEAAILRDKAAGYVPAGVIACTGGTSTGACDNIAEVVRIAHAHGLYVHVDAAWAGAAMICEEFRPLWDGVGEADSVVFNPHKWLGAQFDCSAHFIRSPDDLVRTLAIKPEYLKTHGKDGIINYSEWTVPLGRRFRALKLWFLLRFHGLEGLKGMIRNHVAWAAKLAERLGKENGFEIVTRPIFSLFSFRHMGSGDLDAHNLALVNAINDDGRIYLTQTRVDGRVAIRFQAGQFDMTEEDAETAFEVITEIAKSLSAARR from the coding sequence ATGGATGAAGCCACCTTCGCCGAATGGTCAAAAAAGGCCGCGGAATGGGGCGCCGCCTACCGGGCGTCGCTCCGCGACCGCCCCGTGCGCGCCCAAACGGCGCCTGGCGACATCGCCGCGCAGCTACCAGTCGCCCCGCCGCAGGCCGGTGAGAGCATGGAAGCGATCTTTGCCGATTTCGAGAGGATCATCATGCCTGGGATGACACACTGGCAGCATCCGCGCTTCTTCGCCTATTTTCCGGCGAACGCGGCGCCGGTGTCCGTCGTCGCCGAGTATCTCGTGTCAGCAATCGCCGCCCAGTGCATGCTCTGGCAGACTTCGCCTGCCGCAACCGAGCTTGAAACCAAGGTTCTGGACTGGCTGCGCCAGGCGATCGGCCTGCCCGAGGGCTTTGCCGGGGTGATCCAGGATTCCGCCTCCTCGGCAACGCTTTCTGCCGTCCTCGTCATGCGCGAGCGCGCGCTTGCCTGGAACGGCAACAAGGCAGGGCTTAGCGCCAATCCACGCCTGCGCGTCTATTCCTCGGATCAGGTCCACACGTCGATCGATCGCGCCGTCTGGGTCTCCGGCATCGGCGAGGACAATCTCGTGCGAATTCCGGTGCAGGGCGAATATCGTTCGATGGATTGTGCGGCACTTGAAGCGGCGATCCTCCGCGACAAGGCGGCCGGCTATGTGCCTGCCGGTGTCATCGCCTGCACTGGCGGCACAAGCACCGGGGCGTGTGACAATATCGCCGAAGTGGTTCGGATCGCCCATGCCCACGGTCTTTACGTGCATGTGGACGCGGCCTGGGCCGGTGCGGCGATGATCTGCGAGGAGTTCCGCCCTCTGTGGGACGGAGTCGGGGAGGCCGACTCCGTCGTCTTCAACCCACACAAATGGCTCGGCGCTCAGTTCGACTGCTCGGCGCATTTCATCCGTAGCCCGGACGACCTGGTTCGCACGCTGGCGATCAAGCCCGAATATTTGAAGACCCACGGGAAGGACGGGATCATCAACTATTCCGAATGGACGGTGCCGCTTGGCCGGCGTTTCCGGGCGCTGAAACTTTGGTTCCTCTTGCGCTTCCATGGGCTGGAGGGACTCAAGGGCATGATCCGCAACCACGTCGCCTGGGCGGCGAAACTCGCCGAGCGGCTCGGCAAGGAGAATGGATTTGAGATCGTCACCAGGCCAATCTTCTCACTTTTCTCGTTCCGGCACATGGGCAGTGGCGACCTCGACGCTCACAACCTCGCCCTCGTCAACGCCATCAATGATGACGGGCGGATCTATCTCACTCAGACCCGCGTCGACGGGCGCGTGGCGATCCGATTCCAGGCCGGACAGTTCGACATGACCGAGGAGGATGCCGAAACGGCCTTCGAGGTCATCACCGAAATCGCCAAGAGCCTTAGCGCCGCCCGAAGGTAG
- the hpaH gene encoding 2-oxo-hept-4-ene-1,7-dioate hydratase, producing MLTKDQIEQAAGSLDEAERTRKQTGLLSLKYPEIDMDAAYAIQGEWVKKKIASGRRVIGWKIGLTSKAMQYALNIDTPDSGVLFDDMVFEDGATIPADRFIQPRIEAEIAFVMKAPLKGPGVTVFDVLAATDYVTPALEILDTRIVRVDPETKKARNVYDTISDNAANAGIVTGGRAVRPDQIDMRWMGAIVSRNAEVEETGLGAGVLNQPARGVAWLANRLARYGDGIEAGQIVLAGSFIRPIEARHGDTIVADFGAYGSVSLFFA from the coding sequence ATGCTGACCAAGGACCAGATCGAACAGGCTGCCGGAAGCCTAGACGAGGCCGAGCGGACCCGTAAGCAAACCGGGCTCCTGTCGCTGAAATATCCCGAGATCGACATGGACGCCGCCTATGCGATCCAGGGCGAGTGGGTGAAGAAGAAGATCGCCAGCGGCCGCAGGGTGATCGGCTGGAAGATCGGCCTTACCTCGAAGGCGATGCAATATGCGCTGAACATCGACACCCCCGACTCGGGTGTGCTCTTCGACGACATGGTCTTCGAGGACGGCGCGACGATCCCCGCCGACCGTTTCATCCAGCCGCGCATCGAGGCGGAGATCGCCTTCGTGATGAAGGCACCGCTGAAAGGTCCGGGAGTGACCGTTTTCGACGTCCTCGCCGCAACCGACTACGTGACCCCTGCCCTCGAGATCCTCGACACCCGCATCGTCCGCGTCGACCCGGAGACGAAGAAGGCCCGCAACGTCTACGACACGATCTCCGACAATGCTGCCAATGCCGGTATCGTCACCGGCGGCCGTGCCGTCAGGCCGGACCAAATCGACATGCGCTGGATGGGCGCAATCGTCAGCCGCAACGCCGAAGTCGAGGAAACCGGGCTCGGCGCCGGCGTTCTCAATCAGCCCGCCCGAGGCGTCGCCTGGCTCGCCAACAGACTTGCACGATACGGCGATGGCATCGAAGCGGGGCAAATTGTTCTTGCCGGCTCGTTTATCCGGCCGATCGAGGCGCGTCACGGCGATACCATTGTCGCCGACTTCGGCGCCTACGGCTCGGTCAGCCTGTTCTTCGCCTAA